Proteins from a genomic interval of Paenibacillus sp. FSL R5-0623:
- a CDS encoding pilus assembly protein, whose product MNNQDRFGGGIMDKQQHYEKESAQMQIRLTRIIRLQRLKSLKKQIHSSKKEQGSMVLEASLVLPVFLFFIMFLIFIVQMTLISTALQSTAGEAVKQLSTKIYPVSLAFTPSDSAGGEGSGGGWKIPELSLTEWAEGYASSLPEPLNDWVRSAAASGEQPLQEIKTSVLETVLDPTVKPLLQPFIEPTLLNMERVHVNGISVPDLKNKTNPYFRLELSYELPLKVPFLSKPLRIQAAAAERVWIGDTGEGSDGSAGDGDTAGSATVLSKPDPAYIGNNAMIKVEVEPGETANLTIFYKSGESSAKHIGWATADENGIIEWNWFVGTRTTEGTWSFVVETGDGAKTETTFTVASRK is encoded by the coding sequence TTGAATAATCAGGATCGTTTCGGTGGAGGGATTATGGATAAGCAGCAACATTATGAAAAAGAAAGCGCACAAATGCAGATTCGTTTAACAAGAATAATCAGATTGCAGCGTTTGAAGTCTCTTAAAAAGCAGATACATTCTTCGAAAAAGGAACAAGGTAGCATGGTTCTGGAAGCCTCACTAGTGTTACCTGTCTTCTTGTTCTTTATCATGTTTCTCATCTTCATAGTGCAAATGACTCTAATCTCCACAGCGTTACAAAGCACAGCGGGTGAAGCGGTGAAGCAGTTATCAACGAAAATATATCCCGTTTCCCTTGCATTCACACCTTCTGATTCTGCCGGCGGAGAAGGTTCTGGAGGGGGTTGGAAGATACCAGAGTTATCTCTGACGGAATGGGCAGAAGGTTATGCTTCTTCTCTACCCGAGCCATTAAATGATTGGGTACGTTCAGCGGCGGCCAGTGGTGAACAACCACTACAGGAGATCAAAACATCCGTCTTGGAAACCGTACTTGATCCCACCGTAAAACCGCTGCTTCAACCATTTATCGAGCCAACGCTGCTGAATATGGAACGTGTTCATGTGAATGGTATTTCGGTACCTGATCTCAAAAACAAAACAAATCCGTATTTCCGACTTGAACTGAGTTATGAATTGCCGCTAAAAGTCCCCTTTCTCAGTAAACCGCTACGGATTCAGGCTGCTGCGGCAGAACGGGTATGGATTGGAGATACCGGAGAAGGATCAGATGGCAGTGCAGGAGACGGGGATACTGCGGGTTCAGCAACGGTTCTGTCGAAGCCTGACCCGGCTTACATAGGCAACAATGCAATGATCAAGGTGGAGGTAGAACCAGGAGAGACAGCCAACTTAACGATATTTTACAAGTCAGGTGAAAGTTCTGCGAAGCACATCGGCTGGGCCACCGCAGATGAGAATGGAATTATTGAATGGAACTGGTTTGTTGGTACTCGGACAACAGAAGGAACATGGAGTTTTGTTGTCGAGACAGGGGACGGTGCCAAGACGGAGACTACGTTTACCGTGGCCTCCAGAAAATAA
- a CDS encoding ATPase, T2SS/T4P/T4SS family, giving the protein MMDSSNRILDREEQFQMMRREVRAGLDLTSSAGDDELWQGIERKVLTDPKLDDLTSGERHTLVQRLFDSFRGLDILQPLVDHPDITEIMINSHKEIFVEQEGEVSQITLEFESRERLEDIIQMIVSGVNRIVNESSPIVDARLKDGSRVNIVLPPIALKGPTMTIRKFPSEPMKMSDLIVKGALHEEAAELLQQLVRSKYNIFIGGGTGSGKTTFLNALSQFIPADERIITIEDSAELQIVTVPNLVSLETRNANTEGKGQISIRDLIKSSLRMRPNRIVIGEVRGAEALDMLQAMNTGHDGSLSTGHANTISDMISRLETMVLSGADLPIAVVRQQISSAIDIFVHLSRLRDRSRRVTEISEVIGMQDGEVMLNPLFRFQEQEEREGKIIGGLVQVGKLNQVDKIQMAGLGEWLDGYIEQYSVGIDSTDNNVN; this is encoded by the coding sequence ATGATGGATTCATCCAATAGAATACTGGATCGTGAAGAACAGTTTCAGATGATGCGCAGGGAAGTCAGGGCTGGCCTCGATCTAACCTCTTCCGCAGGAGATGATGAACTGTGGCAGGGAATAGAACGCAAAGTTCTCACCGACCCGAAGCTGGATGATCTGACCTCAGGAGAGCGTCACACGCTGGTGCAGCGATTGTTTGATTCTTTTCGTGGATTGGATATTTTGCAGCCACTTGTGGATCATCCCGATATTACGGAGATTATGATCAATAGTCACAAGGAGATTTTTGTGGAGCAGGAAGGTGAAGTCAGCCAGATCACCCTTGAATTTGAGTCCAGGGAACGGCTCGAGGATATCATCCAGATGATTGTGTCCGGGGTAAACCGGATTGTGAACGAGTCTTCTCCAATCGTAGATGCCCGTTTAAAGGATGGTTCGCGGGTCAATATCGTGTTACCTCCTATTGCCTTGAAAGGACCCACGATGACGATTCGTAAATTCCCCAGTGAACCGATGAAGATGTCCGATCTGATTGTAAAGGGTGCCCTGCATGAAGAAGCGGCAGAATTATTGCAGCAGTTGGTAAGGAGCAAATATAACATCTTCATTGGAGGAGGGACCGGGTCGGGAAAAACGACCTTTCTGAACGCATTATCCCAGTTCATCCCTGCCGATGAGCGGATTATTACCATTGAGGATTCAGCTGAGTTACAGATTGTTACGGTACCCAATCTGGTATCACTGGAAACGCGGAATGCAAACACCGAAGGCAAGGGACAGATATCTATTCGGGATCTGATCAAATCTTCCTTACGGATGCGTCCAAACCGGATTGTGATTGGGGAAGTCAGGGGCGCAGAAGCGCTGGATATGTTACAGGCCATGAACACTGGGCACGATGGATCATTGTCTACAGGGCACGCAAACACGATTTCCGACATGATCAGCAGACTTGAAACGATGGTGCTTAGCGGTGCGGATCTTCCTATTGCAGTTGTAAGGCAGCAGATTAGTTCAGCAATCGATATTTTTGTACATCTGTCCCGGCTACGAGACCGCTCACGGCGGGTGACAGAGATTAGTGAAGTGATTGGCATGCAGGACGGTGAGGTTATGCTGAATCCACTGTTTCGTTTCCAGGAACAAGAAGAGCGTGAAGGCAAAATTATTGGCGGGTTAGTACAGGTTGGAAAGTTGAATCAGGTGGATAAAATTCAGATGGCTGGGCTCGGGGAATGGCTGGATGGATACATAGAACAATACAGTGTTGGAATAGATTCAACAGATAACAACGTGAATTAA
- a CDS encoding TadE/TadG family type IV pilus assembly protein, whose translation MNSSNNKFKKEEGSFTVEASLIFPVVLFILVLLLFFTMYMYQKTFLNQHAYAASERAAYSWDNSHKQAMTGEYVAGEHDNLYWRLTDDRMLGALFGWAGADNQVSVSIPAGEGGNLSEQKLAQAVQHMPSAMKGTIEYQNSLIQRKVTTKLEQVISLPLPSFLFDSGNRVLTRGSSAVVEPVEFIRTVDLVRYYAAKFKSKGGAATSTAAEAGQVVQHFGKSKK comes from the coding sequence ATGAATTCTTCGAATAACAAGTTCAAAAAGGAAGAAGGGAGCTTCACCGTTGAAGCCTCCCTGATCTTCCCTGTCGTGCTGTTTATTCTTGTGTTGTTACTCTTTTTCACCATGTACATGTATCAAAAGACATTCCTGAATCAACATGCCTATGCAGCTTCCGAACGTGCAGCCTATAGCTGGGACAACAGCCACAAACAGGCGATGACAGGTGAATATGTTGCTGGAGAACATGACAATCTGTATTGGAGACTGACGGACGATCGTATGCTTGGAGCGCTGTTTGGCTGGGCGGGAGCGGATAATCAGGTTAGCGTTTCTATACCTGCTGGTGAAGGCGGCAATCTCTCGGAACAGAAATTAGCACAAGCGGTGCAACATATGCCCTCAGCCATGAAAGGAACGATTGAGTATCAGAATTCTCTGATTCAGCGGAAAGTAACAACCAAGCTGGAACAAGTAATTTCCTTGCCTCTTCCTTCTTTTTTGTTCGATTCAGGTAACCGTGTACTGACGCGGGGATCATCCGCAGTTGTTGAACCGGTTGAATTCATTCGAACGGTCGATCTGGTTCGTTATTACGCAGCCAAGTTTAAAAGCAAAGGCGGTGCGGCGACCAGTACAGCGGCAGAAGCCGGACAGGTTGTGCAGCATTTTGGCAAAAGTAAAAAGTGA
- a CDS encoding ParA family protein → MIVLKVVLVSKDRDYISAWLDYVQGNSSDLHVRFTAFSQGDSFKDHMNEQEGRELPDLVIAEPEFLNDWLNNGGEGSGVPWLMLSEGMEEVDEAKRLMKYQPLPALLDAVMHACRQPRRKKVHHPGQETLSIGVVSASGGSGKTAVALHMAKQLGLAGYAVLYLNLETLDSTLPFLEKGLTRSGQRHPDAETGLSRLLYDLKVGRKESDKQLQVQSKGVDGYVVRHEALKSDVFWPLSNRKELLQMTREDTSNLLRYLTDCGQYDVLILDGDSGWEGRSEGVLDAADAFVWLVEDDISAMHRWGQWLQHAERTKPDLYESMLERSRFVVNKYRDNVVNALPRPDLHLDAVLPYIPSWKQLSQEEVMLSSPIFQREVKRLCAMLVQDGEEESKQTGRIQKQDRWAL, encoded by the coding sequence TTGATTGTACTGAAGGTTGTTCTGGTTTCAAAGGATAGAGATTACATTAGCGCCTGGCTTGATTATGTACAGGGGAATTCGTCTGATCTCCATGTGCGTTTCACAGCATTCTCCCAAGGGGATTCGTTCAAGGATCACATGAATGAGCAAGAAGGTCGAGAATTACCGGATCTGGTTATTGCGGAACCGGAATTTTTGAATGACTGGCTGAACAACGGGGGAGAAGGTTCAGGTGTACCTTGGCTAATGCTTAGTGAAGGGATGGAAGAGGTGGATGAGGCCAAGCGGCTGATGAAATACCAACCCTTGCCTGCTTTGCTGGATGCTGTGATGCATGCTTGCCGGCAGCCACGCCGTAAGAAGGTTCACCATCCGGGGCAAGAGACTCTCTCCATCGGAGTAGTATCCGCTTCAGGTGGAAGTGGCAAAACGGCAGTGGCGCTGCATATGGCGAAGCAATTGGGACTTGCAGGATATGCTGTTCTCTATCTGAATCTGGAGACGCTGGACAGCACGCTCCCGTTTCTGGAAAAGGGACTCACTAGAAGTGGGCAGCGTCACCCGGATGCGGAGACGGGATTGTCACGCCTGTTATACGATCTGAAGGTGGGCAGAAAGGAATCCGACAAGCAGTTACAGGTACAATCGAAGGGCGTAGATGGATATGTGGTCCGGCATGAAGCACTGAAATCCGATGTGTTCTGGCCATTATCGAATCGGAAAGAACTGTTGCAAATGACTCGTGAGGATACGTCGAATCTGCTTCGTTATTTAACGGATTGCGGACAATATGACGTGTTGATTCTGGATGGGGATTCCGGTTGGGAGGGGCGCAGTGAAGGGGTGCTGGATGCAGCAGATGCATTTGTCTGGCTCGTTGAGGATGATATATCTGCCATGCATCGATGGGGACAATGGTTACAGCATGCTGAGCGTACGAAGCCAGATTTGTACGAAAGTATGCTCGAGCGTTCACGCTTTGTGGTTAACAAATATAGGGACAATGTCGTCAATGCACTCCCACGCCCTGATCTGCATCTGGATGCAGTGTTGCCCTATATCCCTTCCTGGAAGCAACTCAGTCAGGAGGAAGTCATGCTTAGTTCTCCGATTTTCCAGCGTGAAGTGAAGAGATTATGTGCCATGCTGGTACAGGATGGCGAAGAAGAATCGAAGCAGACGGGACGAATTCAGAAGCAGGATCGGTGGGCACTATGA
- a CDS encoding type II secretion system F family protein codes for MLLPVIVAGMLGAGWLVLDRTRGQTYRHLRKLDMEGLRLKKLHGPFLFILDKFEIGRRLPVLMFRMQHAIQKMYGIQHSGEKTMLYCAEMLTYTWLMLLVGCLLSLVGDMGIGGMVGGLALGAALPFALYKDLNTKVQRRDQDILMELPELLNRIVLLVGAGETVQRAIVHCVTSQGERDHPLYNELRKTVGDWNNGYSFQQSFEQFSRRCGVQEVTIFTTTVLLNFRRGGGDFVLALRDLSHVLWEKRKAVSRAKGEQASSKLVFPMVLIFFTIVVMIGAPAFMMMNM; via the coding sequence ATGCTGCTTCCCGTTATAGTCGCAGGGATGCTCGGAGCGGGATGGCTGGTGCTGGATCGAACCCGGGGGCAGACCTACCGGCATCTGCGCAAGCTGGATATGGAAGGATTACGACTGAAAAAATTGCATGGTCCCTTCCTGTTTATATTGGACAAGTTCGAGATTGGACGCAGATTGCCAGTGCTCATGTTTCGAATGCAACATGCCATTCAGAAAATGTATGGCATACAGCACAGTGGAGAGAAAACGATGCTGTATTGCGCTGAAATGTTGACCTATACATGGCTCATGTTGCTGGTGGGCTGCCTGTTATCACTGGTTGGAGATATGGGCATCGGAGGTATGGTAGGTGGGCTTGCGCTTGGTGCAGCGTTGCCTTTTGCGCTCTACAAAGACCTCAATACAAAGGTGCAGCGAAGAGACCAGGATATTCTTATGGAACTGCCTGAGCTGCTGAACCGAATTGTACTGCTGGTTGGCGCAGGGGAGACCGTGCAACGTGCTATCGTTCACTGTGTGACAAGCCAGGGGGAACGGGATCATCCGCTGTACAACGAACTCAGAAAGACGGTGGGAGATTGGAATAATGGTTACTCGTTTCAACAATCATTTGAACAGTTCAGTCGCCGCTGCGGTGTACAGGAAGTGACGATTTTTACGACAACGGTGCTGCTGAATTTCCGGCGTGGGGGAGGTGACTTTGTATTGGCGCTGCGGGATCTGTCACATGTGTTGTGGGAGAAACGCAAGGCTGTCAGTCGGGCGAAGGGAGAACAGGCTTCTTCCAAACTGGTGTTTCCGATGGTACTGATCTTTTTTACGATTGTGGTCATGATCGGGGCACCTGCTTTTATGATGATGAATATGTAG
- a CDS encoding DUF6382 domain-containing protein, with protein sequence MYGLTRDFIRNGGAFMVLEKEDGLRMEELSRVQMGMLSSNQIPRLLPVHIREVDRNVTLQYDISGYKMLSQMLKSSKIKLRVLYGLLFQLADAFTECRQYMLEPRKLLIQEEYLFINGSFEQGELGMVYVPIMDTVEVDPTPQQFRELVIRLMAHVQELQGEGIQRVLQLCDNDRWDIRQLRELLLELYADEQENGGGAAFLSSRTSETPNDSRSDLRSSISERDSRLATGTSRPYQPGTPIQNAAVGPQLNFRQPQKTSESEVEDIPVRSRTFPGRRSPEQSSLESSNGMDKRGSNPYDSLERVDMEVEEKPGSSKVTYIILGCMVAMALVWRFIYMEQPGQTQMILCMVLSLGLFGVAGWTWKRKGSPHNDSENKRSFSFNLSKNKGEKMEDEEEPFQESWRWNTAERPAERIKQMVASASEGGSEHSRYPSLHVTPEHSEPPFVQRHVETVVSTSELIRNDAVAEATVNLQNLANGKFTGEGPVMASYYLERRSGTGDQHERMDVQGASFVIGRSADMVQWVDTATGVSRAHVELSRNKSGYVIKDLGSVNGTILQGNILAPYKEYPLADGDTFTLAESVYTYRSVG encoded by the coding sequence ATGTATGGATTAACGAGAGATTTTATTCGTAACGGCGGAGCATTCATGGTTTTGGAGAAAGAGGACGGGTTACGAATGGAGGAATTGAGCCGGGTACAGATGGGGATGTTGTCCTCCAATCAGATTCCGCGACTTCTGCCTGTTCATATTCGGGAAGTCGATCGAAATGTAACTTTGCAGTACGACATATCAGGGTACAAGATGTTATCTCAGATGTTAAAGTCCAGCAAAATCAAATTGCGTGTTCTGTATGGTTTGTTGTTCCAACTAGCTGATGCCTTCACGGAATGCCGGCAATACATGCTGGAGCCTCGTAAATTATTGATCCAGGAAGAGTACTTGTTCATCAACGGTTCATTCGAACAGGGTGAGCTTGGGATGGTATATGTACCAATCATGGATACGGTTGAAGTTGATCCAACGCCTCAGCAATTCCGTGAGCTGGTGATCAGGCTGATGGCACATGTACAGGAACTGCAGGGAGAAGGCATTCAGCGTGTTCTGCAGTTATGTGACAATGACCGCTGGGATATCAGACAGTTGCGAGAGCTTCTTTTGGAATTATATGCTGACGAGCAAGAGAATGGAGGAGGCGCAGCATTTCTCTCGTCCAGAACTTCGGAAACACCCAATGATTCAAGAAGTGATCTTCGTTCGTCGATTTCTGAGCGAGATAGCAGGCTAGCCACTGGTACTTCTCGGCCATATCAACCCGGTACTCCCATTCAAAATGCTGCTGTGGGACCGCAACTAAATTTCCGTCAGCCGCAGAAAACGAGTGAATCTGAGGTGGAAGACATTCCGGTGAGATCTCGAACCTTTCCAGGCAGGCGCTCACCTGAGCAATCTTCATTAGAGAGTTCAAATGGTATGGATAAGAGAGGAAGTAACCCGTATGATTCGCTAGAGCGTGTTGATATGGAAGTGGAGGAGAAGCCCGGATCTTCCAAAGTAACCTATATCATATTGGGCTGTATGGTTGCCATGGCATTGGTATGGAGATTTATTTACATGGAGCAACCGGGACAGACGCAGATGATCCTGTGCATGGTACTAAGCCTTGGCTTGTTTGGTGTAGCAGGATGGACGTGGAAGCGTAAGGGAAGCCCTCATAATGATTCAGAGAATAAGCGGTCTTTTTCATTCAATTTAAGTAAGAACAAAGGCGAGAAAATGGAAGATGAAGAGGAACCATTCCAGGAAAGTTGGCGCTGGAATACAGCTGAAAGGCCAGCGGAACGCATAAAACAAATGGTTGCATCCGCCTCAGAAGGTGGTAGCGAGCATTCCCGTTATCCAAGTCTGCATGTGACACCTGAACACTCCGAACCACCGTTCGTTCAGCGCCATGTGGAAACGGTAGTTTCAACTTCAGAACTAATTCGAAATGATGCAGTTGCGGAGGCAACCGTAAATTTGCAGAATCTGGCTAATGGTAAATTTACAGGGGAAGGCCCGGTGATGGCGTCTTATTATCTTGAACGAAGATCTGGCACCGGTGACCAACATGAACGGATGGATGTGCAAGGAGCATCTTTTGTCATCGGAAGATCAGCAGACATGGTTCAGTGGGTGGACACAGCGACCGGCGTGTCCCGTGCTCATGTGGAATTGAGCCGGAACAAATCCGGCTATGTGATTAAGGATCTGGGTTCCGTCAATGGAACCATTCTTCAGGGCAATATTCTTGCTCCGTATAAGGAGTATCCATTGGCGGATGGAGACACATTTACACTTGCGGAATCAGTCTACACTTATCGGTCGGTTGGATAA
- a CDS encoding Flp1 family type IVb pilin: MMEVLKNKVNVFWKEEDGLGTLELILIIGVIIIIALIFKDQIKKLVERLLTNVSNKSNEFFE; encoded by the coding sequence ATGATGGAAGTATTGAAGAATAAGGTAAATGTATTTTGGAAGGAAGAGGACGGACTAGGCACGTTGGAGCTGATTCTGATTATCGGGGTTATTATCATTATTGCTTTGATTTTTAAAGACCAAATTAAAAAATTGGTAGAAAGACTGTTAACTAATGTGAGTAATAAAAGTAATGAATTCTTCGAATAA
- a CDS encoding VOC family protein, with protein MIEYAHIHHVSLAVRDLEIAKKFYSGLLGMQEIERPPFRSTGTWYAIGSQQLHLLQHPEGHTLREAGIDTTDGHFAIWVTSYSGTIAWLEQQGIEYEARPESVAGFAQIFVLDPDRNIIEFDSPYNS; from the coding sequence ATGATTGAATATGCGCACATCCACCATGTTAGTCTGGCTGTACGTGACCTGGAAATCGCGAAGAAGTTCTACTCGGGGTTACTGGGCATGCAGGAGATTGAACGTCCGCCTTTCCGCTCCACAGGTACATGGTATGCCATTGGTAGTCAGCAGCTTCATCTGTTACAGCACCCGGAGGGTCACACGTTACGTGAGGCTGGGATTGATACTACAGACGGTCACTTTGCGATCTGGGTCACCAGTTATTCAGGGACTATAGCCTGGCTGGAGCAGCAGGGAATTGAGTATGAAGCGAGACCTGAAAGTGTGGCTGGATTCGCACAGATTTTTGTGCTTGATCCGGACCGTAACATTATTGAGTTCGATTCACCGTACAACTCTTAA
- a CDS encoding DUF6612 family protein → MKKWTTLFIGALLAVSLAACGNDTDNTATPPATNNETSNEGNTPAEQETKVPTLDELITKTNAATKAMKSFTTEANIDQNLKLDAGEQSQDQQVKTSLKMDIIKDPMMIYQEMKMEMSGQEAQNVKQYITSDKIYSQVGDQWVAIPEAQTKELIEQMKASMNPEGELEQFKKIEEDTEVTEEGDNYVINADVSGDNVKELAKAVMEQNGSDAQMQAMLDQMNITSMKMKYMINKETYLPASTDVTMVMEMEQNGQKMTMDMKMNSTFSNQDQVEEIKIPQEALDSAK, encoded by the coding sequence TTGAAGAAGTGGACTACATTATTTATCGGGGCATTATTAGCAGTGAGCTTGGCAGCATGCGGTAACGATACAGATAATACGGCAACGCCGCCAGCGACTAACAACGAAACATCTAACGAGGGCAATACACCTGCGGAGCAGGAAACAAAGGTCCCTACCCTGGACGAATTGATTACCAAAACCAATGCAGCAACCAAAGCAATGAAAAGCTTCACAACTGAAGCAAATATTGATCAGAATCTGAAACTGGATGCTGGTGAACAGTCCCAGGATCAACAGGTTAAAACATCGCTCAAGATGGATATTATCAAAGATCCAATGATGATCTATCAAGAGATGAAAATGGAAATGTCGGGACAGGAAGCTCAGAACGTGAAGCAGTATATCACTTCCGATAAAATCTACTCTCAAGTTGGGGATCAATGGGTTGCGATTCCTGAAGCTCAAACCAAGGAACTGATTGAGCAGATGAAAGCAAGCATGAATCCCGAAGGTGAGTTGGAGCAATTCAAAAAGATCGAAGAAGATACTGAAGTGACCGAAGAAGGCGACAATTATGTGATTAACGCTGACGTATCCGGTGATAACGTGAAGGAACTGGCCAAAGCCGTGATGGAACAAAACGGATCGGATGCCCAGATGCAAGCCATGCTTGATCAGATGAATATCACCAGCATGAAGATGAAATATATGATCAACAAAGAAACATACCTGCCTGCAAGTACGGACGTAACCATGGTCATGGAGATGGAACAGAATGGGCAGAAAATGACGATGGACATGAAGATGAACAGTACATTTTCTAACCAAGATCAAGTGGAAGAGATCAAGATTCCACAAGAAGCATTGGATAGCGCTAAATAA
- a CDS encoding TIGR01777 family oxidoreductase translates to MKIAICGGTGFVGGALVDYWLQAGHHVKVITRKLPDLHNPSKNLTYISWEQVEEQPHLLEGMDALVNLAGETLNQRWTTKAKLEIVESRVTTVARVARLVESLEQKPEVVVQASAMAIYGTSPNETFDESSPQKSMNFPSRVSEQWEIAADAIKHVRLVKIRVSLVLGHKKGAFPLMKLPYMLGVGGKIGSGKQWTSWIHIMDIVRLIDFSIQNKQVSGPVNASSPNPVTNDEFGRTVGKVYHRPHWFPVPSFLIKTLVGELSVVVLQGQRVIPQKALDHGFQFTFPTLTQALEDLKHRGLSD, encoded by the coding sequence ATGAAAATTGCCATTTGTGGAGGTACCGGATTTGTGGGAGGAGCACTTGTAGATTACTGGCTGCAAGCCGGGCACCATGTGAAAGTTATTACACGAAAACTGCCTGACTTGCATAATCCAAGTAAAAATCTTACATATATATCGTGGGAACAAGTCGAAGAACAACCTCACTTGCTGGAAGGTATGGACGCTCTCGTTAACCTTGCCGGAGAAACGTTGAATCAACGTTGGACAACCAAAGCGAAGCTGGAGATTGTTGAATCCAGAGTCACGACCGTAGCGCGGGTAGCCCGATTGGTGGAGTCTCTGGAACAAAAGCCGGAAGTGGTCGTTCAGGCTTCTGCCATGGCCATCTATGGAACCTCCCCTAACGAAACCTTTGACGAGAGCAGTCCACAAAAATCAATGAACTTCCCGTCCCGGGTCTCAGAACAATGGGAAATAGCTGCAGATGCCATCAAGCATGTCAGACTCGTCAAAATCAGGGTTAGCCTGGTGCTTGGCCATAAAAAAGGTGCTTTTCCATTGATGAAACTTCCTTATATGCTGGGTGTTGGTGGCAAGATCGGCAGTGGCAAGCAATGGACTAGCTGGATTCACATTATGGATATCGTAAGACTCATTGATTTTAGCATTCAAAATAAACAAGTATCAGGTCCAGTCAATGCTTCCTCACCGAACCCTGTCACCAATGATGAATTCGGTCGTACGGTCGGTAAAGTGTATCATCGCCCTCACTGGTTCCCCGTACCCAGCTTCCTGATTAAAACCTTGGTCGGAGAACTATCCGTTGTCGTGCTTCAAGGGCAGAGAGTCATTCCGCAAAAAGCTCTCGACCACGGTTTCCAATTCACTTTCCCAACCTTAACCCAGGCACTGGAAGATCTGAAGCACCGCGGATTATCTGACTGA
- a CDS encoding type II secretion system F family protein translates to MLTDYTVYTLSRRQRMVCMLISGLLFFGIGILFYHHWLAGAILAAGCIWVPKHWTKVLLERKRMTLSLHFKQALYALSSALAAGKSVENGFKESVEDLRMLNPEADTDLICEFTILRTRMEYGQPIEEALQDFSDRAQIEDITNFADVFITCKRTGGDLVEVVRRTSAVIGEKLDIQQDIMVAVSQKKFESKVMFAAPFIFLIFLNLTAKDFMEPLYSGMGYLISSGALAVLACCYLWINRIMDIKV, encoded by the coding sequence ATGTTGACGGATTACACCGTATATACGCTTTCCCGGAGACAACGAATGGTCTGTATGCTGATTAGTGGTCTGCTGTTTTTTGGCATCGGAATTCTGTTCTACCATCACTGGTTGGCTGGAGCCATCCTGGCTGCGGGTTGCATATGGGTGCCAAAACATTGGACTAAAGTGCTGTTGGAACGAAAAAGAATGACACTCAGTTTACATTTTAAGCAAGCATTATATGCATTATCTTCGGCACTGGCCGCAGGAAAATCGGTGGAAAATGGATTCAAGGAATCCGTGGAGGATCTGCGGATGTTGAACCCGGAAGCGGATACCGATCTGATTTGTGAGTTCACGATATTGCGGACACGGATGGAGTATGGACAACCAATCGAAGAAGCATTACAGGATTTTTCGGATAGGGCGCAGATTGAGGATATTACGAACTTTGCAGATGTGTTCATTACGTGCAAACGAACTGGCGGCGATTTGGTTGAGGTTGTGCGTCGTACCTCTGCGGTGATTGGGGAGAAGCTGGACATACAGCAGGATATTATGGTCGCGGTATCGCAGAAAAAGTTCGAATCAAAGGTGATGTTTGCCGCTCCATTTATTTTTCTGATATTCCTCAATCTGACCGCCAAGGACTTTATGGAGCCGTTATATAGCGGGATGGGGTACCTCATCTCTAGTGGTGCATTGGCAGTACTCGCCTGCTGTTATCTGTGGATTAATCGCATTATGGATATCAAAGTATAA
- a CDS encoding prepilin peptidase, translated as MEWFYIVCGLYVIAAFITDIRSMKIPNRLTLPVTVAGVLAHIIWGGWDGFLFSVAGFAAGFGILFLMYAIGAVGAGDVKLFGGIGAWTGLAFGIHVIIYSVLYAGAIGLVILLFRKDSAKRIRGMAGNLAGFFMLGSLKLVNKEKTLKFPFMLAVLPGFITVLVSGLFP; from the coding sequence GTGGAGTGGTTTTACATTGTCTGTGGCTTATACGTCATTGCAGCTTTTATTACAGATATTCGTTCAATGAAAATTCCAAATCGATTGACTTTACCCGTGACTGTTGCAGGCGTATTGGCCCATATCATATGGGGAGGTTGGGATGGTTTCTTGTTCTCAGTCGCTGGATTTGCAGCAGGTTTTGGTATTTTGTTTCTGATGTATGCGATTGGCGCCGTAGGAGCAGGAGATGTGAAATTGTTTGGTGGGATTGGTGCATGGACGGGACTTGCTTTTGGCATTCATGTCATTATTTACTCCGTTTTGTACGCGGGCGCAATTGGTCTAGTGATACTTCTATTCCGAAAGGACTCAGCGAAACGGATTCGAGGCATGGCAGGCAATCTTGCGGGGTTCTTCATGCTTGGTTCCCTCAAACTGGTGAACAAGGAGAAGACATTGAAGTTTCCGTTTATGCTGGCGGTGTTACCTGGATTTATCACGGTGCTTGTCTCGGGACTTTTCCCTTGA